One window of Metopolophium dirhodum isolate CAU chromosome 3, ASM1992520v1, whole genome shotgun sequence genomic DNA carries:
- the LOC132941495 gene encoding putative odorant-binding protein A10 — protein MARSSSTSVTMKVFVMAVCVCAALARPEEAKMENKPTVVKSETLAAPLPTTIVKRATPQVVSTQKDASLPNVSEDVLDKALSDRRFVQRQLKCATGEGPCDPIGRKIKAHAPLVLRGMCVKCSQSEIKQIQRVMSHIQKNYPKEYTKMLKQYQSGF, from the exons GTTTTCGTAATGGCCGTATGCGTGTGCGCCGCTCTCGCCCGTCCGGAAGAAGCGAAAATGGAAAACAAACCGACTGTGGTCAAATCTGAGACCTTGGCAGCACCACTTCCGACGACCATAGTGAAACGAGCTACTCCTCAGGTGGTCTCTACCCAGAAAGACGCGTCACTCCCGAACGTCAGCGAAGACGTACTCGACAAGGCGCTCAGTGACAGGAGGTTCGTGCAAAGGCAACTCAAGTGCGCTACCGGCGAAGGACCGTGCGACCCCATCGGCCGAAAAATTAAAG CTCATGCACCGTTAGTGTTGAGAGGAATGTGCGTCAAGTGTTCGCAGTCGGAAATCAAACAGATTCAACGTGTCATGTCacatattcagaaaaattatcccaAGGAGTACACTAAGATGCTGAAACAGTACCAGAGCGGTTTCTAA